TTATCAGGGTATAATAAAGTAAAAGAAGACTCGAGGTGAAAACATGTCAAAACTTATTTTTCTAGATGTTGATGGGACCTTGGTGGATTATCATAACCGCATTCCAGAATCAGCAGTAAAGGCTATTCGTCAGGCCCGTGAAAAGGGCCATCTGGTCTATGTTTGTACTGGTCGTAGCAAGGCAGAAATGCAGCCAGAATTATGGGAAATTGGCTTGGATGGGATGATTGGTGGTAATGGCTCTTATGTGGAGCATCATGGACAGGTCCTTATGCATGAGCTGATTTCTAAGGAAGATGCGGCTAAGATTGTGGATTGGTTGACCCAACGTCATCTAGCTTTTTATCTTGAGAGCAATAATGGTCTATTTGCTAGTCCGGATTTTCGGGAGCGGGCACGTGAGACACTTAAGACTTACGCTATTCAAAAGGGGCAGTCAGAAGAGTCTGTCGCTGGTAAGGAACCAGAAGATTTTCTTCATGGCCTTCAGTATGGTGGGGAACTCTACCGTGATGACCTAAACAAGGTCAGTTTCGTTTTAGAATCCTATCAGGACCATCTAGATTCAAAAGAAGCTTTTCCACAGCTTGAAGCCCATACTTGGGGAGGGCGAGGTGAAACGGCCCTATTTGGTGATCTAGGTGTTAAGGATATTAACAAGGCCCATGCCATCGATGTCCTTTTGGAATATTTGGGGGCTGAGCGTTCGAACACCATTGCTTTTGGTGATGCCAAGATTGATATCCCTATGTTGGAATACTGTGAGGTTGGGGTTGCCATGGGAAATGGTGGGCCGGAAATCTTAGCTATGGCAGACCTAATCACAGACGATGTTGAAGCTGATGGTCTCTATAAGGCTTTTGATAAATTAGGCTTGTTGAAATAGAAAAAACTGAGTTCCTTTTGGGGCTCAGTTTGTGTTTTATGCTGGTTTACGACCGATAAATTTTTTCAAGAGGTATAAGAGATAGCCAACAGCGATATACCCGGCACTGATGACTAGGACATTTACCAAGACCTTGTTCCAGCCAAATTTATTGACATTGATAAAGAAGTAGGCGAAGGGGCTATCTTTGGCACCTGGGATTGGGAGTTTTAGAACCAAGCCATTTAGAAGGGCAAAGGCAAAGTAAGACAGAGGGACCACTGACCAGTAAATTGGTTCACGGAGACGGTAGGCTTTCTTAGCATCGAAAATGAGGGTATCAAGCACCAATCCCCAAGGGACAATATAGTGAACCAAGAAATTGCGGAGGGTCCAGAATTTCTCAGGTTCTGTAATAGGAGCCAAGAGGATGTGATAGATGACTCCAGTGATGAGGATGGCCATGGTTACGCCACCCTTGTAACGCAAGAGTTTTGTGTTAGTTGTCGCATCCCCTTTTTTGAAGTCATAGATGATAAAGAAAATCAAACTAGAAAAGACGAGGATATTGGACAAAACGGTGTAGTAGAGCAACATGCCCCAACCATCATCATGGATTTGGATAGAGACTCCTACCAATCCACAAAGAGCTAGTAAAATACGGTAAAATCGTGAAATAGTCATAAGCTTCCTTTTCCTAATAAATAATCTCCCTTATCATATCACATTTTTCACTAACAATTTTTTGAAAATTCTAGTAAAATCAAAGTAAGAAAGACTTCAAGGAGATTACTATGTCCAATCTAATCGATTATCTTGAAAAGGTAAAGGAACTTACCTTTGATCAAGAGCCTCTCAATATCTTGGATAAGGTTTGTATCAATGAAATTGGCTACCTGACTTATGAAAAATGCATCACAGCAAGTGATTTACAGAAAACCATCAATTTACATGACTATGCCGAGGGTAAAGAGCTAAATCCTGAGTATACCTTCATGGTGACTAAGGAACGGGTAGATTTGGCTGAAGCCATGGTCAGGTCGAAGCGTTTCGCTGGACTTAATCTAAGTGACTACTGTAGTGTCTTGGACAAGGAAGTCGAAAAGCAGTTTGCAGCCATGATTTTTAGTCTGCCTGAACTGGACTACCAGCAGATTGTTTTTCGTGGGACAGATGATAGCGTCATTGGCTGGAAGGAGGATTTTCAGCTGACATACAGTAGAGAAATTCCAGCCCATCGCTCAGCTATTGCCTTTCTGTCTGAGCACTTGCCAAAACTCAGTGGCTATATCGCTGTTTCTGGACATTCCAAGGGTGGTAATCTTGCCCTCTATTCGGCTGTTCAAGGCTCGACTGCTCTACGCGAGCAAATAGCAGAGCTCTTGCTCCTGGATTCACCAGGCTTGATGAAGTCCCTCTTAGAGAAGCCTTCTTACCAAGAGTTAAAAGCCAGGATGACAGTTATTAGACCTCAAGATTCTGTTGTGGGGGTTATGCTCTATTGGGATAGGCCCGCCCAGCTAGTCGCAGCAGAAGGCATTGGATTTGCTCAACATAACGCCTTGACTTGGGAGGTTGATTTAGTGGCAAATGATTTTGTTTATGAGGACCAGCCAACAGAGTTGAGTCAACGTTTGGAAGAAACCTTCCAAGAGTGGATTGAGACCTTGCCCAATCAAGAACTCAAGCAAGTTTGCGATTTGGTTTTTGATACCATCCTTGATTCAGGAATTGAGAGTCTAGACGATATTAGTATCAAAACTCTCCCTAAGTTAGGTCAGTTGTTGCAAGAATTTGGCAATCTTACTGACCAACAAAAGAAGGTCTTGCAAGACGGTTTCAACCAGTTACTCTGGATATTTTGGAAGTCAGGAAATAAAAAATCTACCCTGCCCAAGCTTGAACTTCCTGACTTTATCAAGAAGTTGAGTGAATTAACGAACAGCGATTAGGGTCAGCTGAACTATAGGAGTGGAGGATATCATGCCTAAAAACGTACTTATTACAGGAGCAACATCAGGAATTGGCGAAGCAACGGCGCGTGCCTTTGCTAAAGAGGGAGAAAATCTCATCCTAACAGGTCGCCGTGTGGAGCGTCTTCAAGCCTTGAAAGAAGAGCTCCAAGCAACCTATCCAGACCAAAAAATTTGGACCTTTGCACTGGATGTTACCGATATGGACATGGTCAAGGATGTTTGCCAAGCCATTCTCAAAAGTGTGGGGCAAGTCCATGTTTTAGTCAATAATGCAGGCCTGGCACTAGGCCTAACAGCCTATCAAGATTATGAAGAGTGGGATCTGCTGACCATGCTCGACACCAATGTCAAGGGCTTGATGATGGTGACACGTCAGATTTTGCCAAGCATGGTAGCTGCCAATGAGGGTCATATCATCAATATGGGCTCTACGGCGGGCATCTATGCCTATGCAGGTGCAGCTGTGTATTCAGCTACAAAAGCCGCAGTGAAAACTTTCAGCGACGGCTTGCGTATTGATACCATTGCCACAGATATCAAGGTGACAACCATTCAGCCCGGTATCGTTGAGACCGACTTTTCACAAGTTCGCTTTCACGGTGACAAGGACAAGGCAGCCAAGGTTTATCAAGGTTTGGAAGCCCTCCAAGCCCAAGATATTGCGGATGCTGTCCTCTATGTCACCAAGCAACCACGACGCGTCCAGGTTTCAGACATGACCATCATGGCTAACCAACAAGCCACAGGGTTTACGATTCATAGGGGGGAGTAAATAGAAGATAAAAACATGGCACCAAGCCGTGTTTTTTTGTTTGAATTTTCCCAAAACTATGAAAGAAACCGTGAAAATGCTATAATGTAAGGGATTACGACAATGTTGAAAGGATAAGTCATGCCAGCAGTTACTCCAGAACTTGAGATAGAACGTCAATTAATCGAGCAATTAACCTCTGGTGAGAGCCAGTGGACCTATCGCCCAGACTTAAAAAATGAAGGTCAATTATGGGACAACTTTTTTGAGAAGTTAGCGCAAAATAACGTTGCTCTACTAGCTGACCATCCCTTGACCGACCAGGAGAAGCGTCAAATCAAGAATCAGCTTAACTTCGTTAACTATTATGAAGCTGCTAAGTGGTTGGCTGGTGAAAATGGTATTGCCAAAGTCGAGGTGCAACGTGAGGATGCTAGCCTTGGGACTATCCGACTTTCTGTCATCTGGCGTGACAATATTGCTGCTGGAAAATCCAGTTACGAAGTGGTCAATCAGGTGGAACGTGACAAGGCCTATCCTCAAGATCAGGACCGTCGTTTAGATACAACCCTGATGATCAATGGACTTCCTCTTATCCATATCGAGCTCAAGAGTCCTCGTGTGGCCTTTTTGGATGCCTTTCATCAAATCAAAAAGTATGACCGTGAAGGAAAGTTACGTGGCATCTATTCCGCCCTTCAGATGTTTGTTGTGACTAATAAGGTTGATACACGTTATATCGCAGCTGCACGAGAGGATAAGCTCAATAAACAATTCTTGACATCTTGGGTGGATAAAGATAATAACCCCATGACCAGTCTCATGAATTTTGCCCATGAGGTCCTGTCTATTCCACGTGCCCATCAGATGGTGATGCAGTACTCCGTTATTGATGATAGTAAGAAAGCCCTCATCCTCTTACGTCCTTATCAAATCCATGCCATCGAGTCTGTTCAAGATGCCTCTCGCCGTCAGGAATCAGGCTATATCTGGCATACCACGGGTTCTGGTAAGACCCTGACCTCCTACAAGGTGGCTCGCAACCTCTTGCAGATCCCAGCTATCCAAAAGACCATCTTTGTCGTCGACCGTAGGGACCTTGACCAGCAGACGACCTCGTCCTTTCTCTCTTATGCGGCCAATGATGTCATCGATATCGACGAAACAGACAATACTCATGACTTGGTCAAGCGTTTGGTAGGAAATGATAAGCGAGTGATTGTGACGACTATCCAGAAAATCACAACCATGATGCGCAAGTTTGGAGAAGGTAATTACCAAAAGGATTCGGAAAAAATCAAGGACCTCCGTGTAGCATTCGTTGTGGATGAATGTCACCGTGCGGTCACACCTCAGACGCAAAAGGATATCAAGGGCTTTTTCCACAATTCGCTCTGGTATGGCTTTACTGGTACACCGATTTTCAAGGAAAATAAACGCAAGCAATTAGGCGATTTGGCACAAACCACCCACCAACAATATGGCGAACGCCTACACGAGTATACGGTCAAAGAAGCCATCCATGACGGAGCAGTTCTGGGATTCAAGGTAGACTATCGGAATACTATTATTTCGCCGATTCCTGAAAAAGATCTTCCTGACTCTGTTTATGAAGATAAAGAACACATGCTAGAAGTCTTGGATGCTATCCTAAACAAAAGTTATCAACAGTTGGGCTTTCCAAATGGTGTGGGCAAGACCTACGAGGCTATCTTAACGGTTAAGTCCATTCCACAAGCTCAGTCTTATTACAATCTGCTCAAGAGTATCAAGGCAGGACACGAACGTGTCAAGGTGTCAGAGCGAGCTAAGCGCGTGCTACCCGACTTTCCAAAGATGACAGTCACCTACTCAGTGTCGGAAAATGAAGAAGAGTCTATCGACTACCAAGAGCACATGAAGCAGGTCATGGACGACTACAATCAGGAGTTCGGTACCCATTTTAATATGGCTGATTTTCGTGGCTTTAACACGGATATCAATAATCGTTTAGCTAGAAAGTTAGATAAATACATTCCTCGCAATGAGCAGTTGGATTTGGTCATCGTCGTTGACCGTCTTTTGACAGGTTTTGATGCCCCATGTTTGTCGACTCTCTTTATCGATCGTAAGCCTATGCGTCCACAGGATTTGATTCAAGCCTTTAGTCGCACCAACCGCATCTTTGACAGTAAAAAGCGTTATGGCCACATCATTACCTTCCAAAGACCAGAGGCCTTTAAAGAGGCTGTGGATAATGCCCTTAAGCTCTACTCAAACGGTGGTGAAAATGACGTCACTGCCCCAGATTGGGACGAAGAAAAAGCTAACTTTATCCAAGCCTGGATAGACTTCCAAGTAAAAGTGGAAGATGTGGAAAACTATGTCATTACGATTGAGCAGGCCTCTAGCCCACAACTTCGTCGAATTGCCAAGGCTTACCAAACCTTTGACAAGTATCTGGCATCTATCCGTGTCTATAGCGAATACGATGAAGCGGCTATCTATGCAGAGACAGGACTGTCAGATGAAAAGCTCGAAACTTATCTAGGAATCTATCAAAATATCCTAGCAGAGCTCAAAAGCCGAGCAGAAGACGATGGTGATGATAATTTCTTTGACATCCACTACGAACTGGAATCGGTCCAAGTCGATGAGATTAACTATGCTTACATCCTGACACTGATTCAAAGTATGATCCAGCAGGAAGAGGATAGTCCACAGGCCCTCAGTGACAAGGATATCGAAACGGTTGATAACTATATCCAGAGTCTGGAACGCACCAATCCTAAACTAGCCGAAATCATCCGAAACCTGTGGAAAGAAGTCCAAGTCAATCCTAAAGATTACCAAGGACAATCTATCACTGGTGTCTTGGACACTATGATTGAAGACATCATAGACGACCATCTCAAACGCTTTGCCAGAGAATGGTATGTCGGACTGGATGAACTTCGTTACTATGTCCAACACTATCGTAAGGGGGCTAAGAAGCAATCGGGAGAAAGCCAGCTCACCAAGAGCCAACGCTACAAAGACTACAAAGCAGAAACAGCTGATGCCCTCAACCCGCTCAGCTACAAAAAACACATCAGAGAAGCCTACACCAAACTCATTGAAGAGGTTGTTGAACCACTGAGAGTAGGGAGGTAGAGGAGATAATTAGGGAGAATAAATGGCAGATACGATATTAATTTTAGGAAATGGCTTTGATTTAGCTATGGGTCGAAAAACGAGTTATAGTGATTTCGTAGAATTTGCTAACAAATTATTTGTAGAAAAAGATGACCATTTGCAGTCATTTCTTGACAGTAATAATATTGATATTGAGAAATATAAAGATAATTTATACCTTAGGTTTATAAACGATAATAGATCTAGCCTTGGTGAAAATTGGTCAAATCTTGAAATCATGATTTCTCAACTTGCTGAAGCAATAGATTTTTTCAAACTAAATTCCGACAAGTTATATCACAAAAGTGGTACCTTATCCCCCCAATATGTTGGCCAATTTCATAAAATGATGAATGGAGAGGGAAATTCTGCTTCAAAAATATTCATCGGTACCATTTTTTTAAAACTTTATAATAGATCCGGATGGGATAAGCTAGAGAGAGGATTAGCCATATCGAAATTAAATAATGAGTTTATTAGGCATCTTGATTTACTGACTGAGCTCCTAGAAATTTACCTTTCTTATAGAGACTACATAGATTTTGAAGTTGAACAAATTATTCCTAGTGATACAGTGTTAAATGCCATAGATGGAATTTCAGAGGCTAGTGTGATTAGTTTTAACTATACACATACCCCAAATAAACTTTATAAAATTCACTTAGAAAAGACCCATTTTATACATGGAGAAATTGATTTAAAAAGACAAAAACATAAAATTAATACCATGGTTTTTGGCATTGAAGATAAGGAAACTGAAATCAATAGTGATTTAATGCCTTATCAAAAATTCTATCAACGTGTCGTTAAAGAGACTGGAAATAAGTACGAGAAATTTTTTATTGATAGAAGCAAAGATACTTGGGGATCAGAAACTCTCTTAAACATTGTAGTTTTTGGTCACTCTGTTGATCCACTTGATAAGGAAATTTTTAGAAAGTGTTTTAATTTACTTGAGAACTCTTCTAACTATCGGTTCATTTTTACATACTATGATAATCCTACAAAACGATCAATAATTAAGAATTTAGCCATTATTCTAGGCAAAGATAAATTGGTTGAATTAACTGGTCGGAGAGAAGTTGTATTTGTGCAAAGTCAAGATATTGGTGGGATGGCAGAAGTTTTATTGTAGTTCTTATTGTGACGGTTAACTAGAACTAATAAATATTTGGGGTATTTAATTATGATCCAATAGATAGAAAAGTGTATAAATAATTATTAGAAAAGAGGAGTAATCAGTGTCAATCCCCAAAATGAGATTTTATGGATATGATAGTCCTTGGAAAGTATCAAAGTTAGGAGAATTGTTTGAAATATATTCAGGTAATACTCCATCACGTTCTGATAGAAATAATTATGACAATGGTACGATTCCTTGGATAAAAACAACAGATTTAAACAATTCCTTGATTTATGTAAATGAAGAGAAGATTTCAGATCATGGAGCCAAGAAATTAAAAACTTTACCTAAAAATACTATATTGATAGCAATGTATGGTGGTTTTAATCAAATCGGGAGGACTGGATTACTAACTTACCCTGCTACAATTAACCAGGCTCTGGCTAGTTTGTTACCAGTTAAGGAAATAAATTCATATTTCCTACTTAATTACTTAAATTTAAGAAAAGATAGTTGGAGAAATGTTGCAGCGAGTAGTAGAAAAGATCCTAACATTACAAAAAATGATGTAGAAAAATTTAAAATATCTTTTCCATCTCTAGAAGAACAATCCGCCATTGGCTCCCTCTTCCGCCTCCTCGACGACCTTCT
The DNA window shown above is from Streptococcus salivarius and carries:
- a CDS encoding HAD family hydrolase, yielding MSKLIFLDVDGTLVDYHNRIPESAVKAIRQAREKGHLVYVCTGRSKAEMQPELWEIGLDGMIGGNGSYVEHHGQVLMHELISKEDAAKIVDWLTQRHLAFYLESNNGLFASPDFRERARETLKTYAIQKGQSEESVAGKEPEDFLHGLQYGGELYRDDLNKVSFVLESYQDHLDSKEAFPQLEAHTWGGRGETALFGDLGVKDINKAHAIDVLLEYLGAERSNTIAFGDAKIDIPMLEYCEVGVAMGNGGPEILAMADLITDDVEADGLYKAFDKLGLLK
- a CDS encoding Pr6Pr family membrane protein, whose translation is MTISRFYRILLALCGLVGVSIQIHDDGWGMLLYYTVLSNILVFSSLIFFIIYDFKKGDATTNTKLLRYKGGVTMAILITGVIYHILLAPITEPEKFWTLRNFLVHYIVPWGLVLDTLIFDAKKAYRLREPIYWSVVPLSYFAFALLNGLVLKLPIPGAKDSPFAYFFINVNKFGWNKVLVNVLVISAGYIAVGYLLYLLKKFIGRKPA
- a CDS encoding Mbeg1-like protein, with the translated sequence MSNLIDYLEKVKELTFDQEPLNILDKVCINEIGYLTYEKCITASDLQKTINLHDYAEGKELNPEYTFMVTKERVDLAEAMVRSKRFAGLNLSDYCSVLDKEVEKQFAAMIFSLPELDYQQIVFRGTDDSVIGWKEDFQLTYSREIPAHRSAIAFLSEHLPKLSGYIAVSGHSKGGNLALYSAVQGSTALREQIAELLLLDSPGLMKSLLEKPSYQELKARMTVIRPQDSVVGVMLYWDRPAQLVAAEGIGFAQHNALTWEVDLVANDFVYEDQPTELSQRLEETFQEWIETLPNQELKQVCDLVFDTILDSGIESLDDISIKTLPKLGQLLQEFGNLTDQQKKVLQDGFNQLLWIFWKSGNKKSTLPKLELPDFIKKLSELTNSD
- a CDS encoding SDR family NAD(P)-dependent oxidoreductase — encoded protein: MPKNVLITGATSGIGEATARAFAKEGENLILTGRRVERLQALKEELQATYPDQKIWTFALDVTDMDMVKDVCQAILKSVGQVHVLVNNAGLALGLTAYQDYEEWDLLTMLDTNVKGLMMVTRQILPSMVAANEGHIINMGSTAGIYAYAGAAVYSATKAAVKTFSDGLRIDTIATDIKVTTIQPGIVETDFSQVRFHGDKDKAAKVYQGLEALQAQDIADAVLYVTKQPRRVQVSDMTIMANQQATGFTIHRGE
- a CDS encoding type I restriction endonuclease subunit R translates to MPAVTPELEIERQLIEQLTSGESQWTYRPDLKNEGQLWDNFFEKLAQNNVALLADHPLTDQEKRQIKNQLNFVNYYEAAKWLAGENGIAKVEVQREDASLGTIRLSVIWRDNIAAGKSSYEVVNQVERDKAYPQDQDRRLDTTLMINGLPLIHIELKSPRVAFLDAFHQIKKYDREGKLRGIYSALQMFVVTNKVDTRYIAAAREDKLNKQFLTSWVDKDNNPMTSLMNFAHEVLSIPRAHQMVMQYSVIDDSKKALILLRPYQIHAIESVQDASRRQESGYIWHTTGSGKTLTSYKVARNLLQIPAIQKTIFVVDRRDLDQQTTSSFLSYAANDVIDIDETDNTHDLVKRLVGNDKRVIVTTIQKITTMMRKFGEGNYQKDSEKIKDLRVAFVVDECHRAVTPQTQKDIKGFFHNSLWYGFTGTPIFKENKRKQLGDLAQTTHQQYGERLHEYTVKEAIHDGAVLGFKVDYRNTIISPIPEKDLPDSVYEDKEHMLEVLDAILNKSYQQLGFPNGVGKTYEAILTVKSIPQAQSYYNLLKSIKAGHERVKVSERAKRVLPDFPKMTVTYSVSENEEESIDYQEHMKQVMDDYNQEFGTHFNMADFRGFNTDINNRLARKLDKYIPRNEQLDLVIVVDRLLTGFDAPCLSTLFIDRKPMRPQDLIQAFSRTNRIFDSKKRYGHIITFQRPEAFKEAVDNALKLYSNGGENDVTAPDWDEEKANFIQAWIDFQVKVEDVENYVITIEQASSPQLRRIAKAYQTFDKYLASIRVYSEYDEAAIYAETGLSDEKLETYLGIYQNILAELKSRAEDDGDDNFFDIHYELESVQVDEINYAYILTLIQSMIQQEEDSPQALSDKDIETVDNYIQSLERTNPKLAEIIRNLWKEVQVNPKDYQGQSITGVLDTMIEDIIDDHLKRFAREWYVGLDELRYYVQHYRKGAKKQSGESQLTKSQRYKDYKAETADALNPLSYKKHIREAYTKLIEEVVEPLRVGR
- a CDS encoding AbiH family protein, with product MADTILILGNGFDLAMGRKTSYSDFVEFANKLFVEKDDHLQSFLDSNNIDIEKYKDNLYLRFINDNRSSLGENWSNLEIMISQLAEAIDFFKLNSDKLYHKSGTLSPQYVGQFHKMMNGEGNSASKIFIGTIFLKLYNRSGWDKLERGLAISKLNNEFIRHLDLLTELLEIYLSYRDYIDFEVEQIIPSDTVLNAIDGISEASVISFNYTHTPNKLYKIHLEKTHFIHGEIDLKRQKHKINTMVFGIEDKETEINSDLMPYQKFYQRVVKETGNKYEKFFIDRSKDTWGSETLLNIVVFGHSVDPLDKEIFRKCFNLLENSSNYRFIFTYYDNPTKRSIIKNLAIILGKDKLVELTGRREVVFVQSQDIGGMAEVLL